From the Actinopolymorpha singaporensis genome, the window CCTGCGCCCGCAGATCGCGGTGGCGATGACGCTCACCGTGGTCGCCGGCCTGAAGAGCTTCGACCTCATCTTCGTCGCCACCCGCGGCGGGCCCGGCACGTCGACGACGGTGCCCGGCTTCGAGGTCTACCACCGCGCCTTCGACCTCAACCAGGTCGGTTCGGCGTGTGCCGTCGGCATCCTGCTGACGGTCGTCATCCTGATCGTCACCACCCTGATCCAGCGGATCGACCCCGGGGAGCGCGCGTGATCTCCAAGCGGGAAGCCACACTGAACTACCTCATTCTCGGGGTCTTCGCGATCATCGCGTTGTTTCCGCTGCTCGGCGTGCTCACCTCGGCGCTGACCGACCCGTCGGAGTCGTCGGCGTCGCTGACGTTCCCCACCTCGCCGCACTTCGAGAACTTCCTGACCGCGTGGAACGAGGGTCACTTCGGGACCTACATGCGGTCCAGCGTCCTGGTCACGGTGAGCGTGGTGGTGATCTCCTCACTCCTCGCCGTGCTGGCGGGGTACGCCTTCGCCACCATGCGGTTCCGGGGCCAGTCGGTGTTGTTCTACATCCTTCTGCTGGGCCTGATGGTGCCGAGCGAGGCGCTGATCATCCCGCTGTACTACGACCTGCGCGGCGTCGGGCTCACCGACACCTACTGGGCGCTGATCTTCCCGCAGGTCGCCCAGTCCCTGGCGTTCTGCACGTTCTGGATGCGGTCGTTCTTCCGCGGTATCCCGACCAGCCTGATCGAGGCGGCCAAGCTGGACGGCGCCACCCGGTGGTCGGTGCTGTGGCGGATCCTGGTGCCGATCAGCCGGCCCGCCCTGCTGACGATGGCGATGCTCGTGTTCATGTGGACGTGGAACGAGTTCCTGATGCCACTGGTGATGATCACCAGCGAGAACCTCCGCACGGCACCGCTCGGTCTGGCGTTCTTCCAGGGCCAGCACACCTCGCAGTTCTCCCTGCTGGCCGCGGGGGC encodes:
- a CDS encoding carbohydrate ABC transporter permease, whose product is MISKREATLNYLILGVFAIIALFPLLGVLTSALTDPSESSASLTFPTSPHFENFLTAWNEGHFGTYMRSSVLVTVSVVVISSLLAVLAGYAFATMRFRGQSVLFYILLLGLMVPSEALIIPLYYDLRGVGLTDTYWALIFPQVAQSLAFCTFWMRSFFRGIPTSLIEAAKLDGATRWSVLWRILVPISRPALLTMAMLVFMWTWNEFLMPLVMITSENLRTAPLGLAFFQGQHTSQFSLLAAGATIVAAPVVIVYLFLQRHFIAGMLAGAVK